A genomic segment from Aegilops tauschii subsp. strangulata cultivar AL8/78 chromosome 1, Aet v6.0, whole genome shotgun sequence encodes:
- the LOC109739864 gene encoding uncharacterized protein, with product MEERIIIPRRGEPQDQNQTADAAPAVSCSSGEESTDGESEPDFEFEFPSLLGRDHGSPAPADDLFADGRIRPAAFYPVFGRRPSARASSAGDVDGLPPAPTERRTRGQLGRLFLEETRAWNSSSSSSSTGSTASTSSLSSAATTDDGDGDGGLEGAAPESYCVWAPGGGGGGKSSESPRPPRAGKSGSTGSSVARWRRISDLVVGRSQSDGKEKFLFLPVNPPKQQQESKPKPRPNPAAGGTKKKGSEIGTVAAAHRMAYGAKAGVGVAANGATPRRTFLPYREELVGFFANVNGISRSHAHPY from the coding sequence ATGGAGGAGAGAATTATCATCCCCCGGCGAGGAGAACCGCAAGACCAGAATCAGACCGCCGACGCAGCCCCGGCGGTTTCGTGTTCGTCGGGGGAGGAGTCGACGGACGGGGAGTCGGAGCCCGACTTCGAGTTCGAGTTCCCGTCGCTGCTCGGCAGGGACCACGGCTCCCCCGCGCCCGCCGACGACCTCTTCGCCGACGGCCGCATCCGCCCCGCCGCCTTCTACCCCGTCTTCGGCCGCCGCCCGTCAGCGCGAGCAAGTTCAGCGGGGGACGTCGACGGCCTCCCACCGGCGCCGACGGAGCGGAGGACGAGGGGGCAGCTCGGGCGGCTCTTCCTCGAGGAGACCCGCGCGTGGAACAGCTCCTCGTCGAGCAGTAGTACGGGGTCGACGGCGTCCACGTCGTCGTTGTCGTCCGCGGCCACCACtgacgacggggacggcgacggtggcctcgagGGCGCTGCGCCGGAGAGCTACTGCGTGTGGGCgcccggcggcggtggcggcggcaagTCGTCGGAGTCCCCGCGGCCGCCGCGGGCCGGGAAGAGCGGGTCCACGGGGTCGTCCGTGGCGCGGTGGCGCCGCATCAGCGACCTCGTGGTCGGCCGCAGCCAGAGCGACGGCAAGGAGAAGTTCCTCTTCCTCCCCGTCAACCCGCCCAAGCAGCAGCAGGAGTCCAAGCCCaaacccaggccgaacccggcagCCGGCGGCACCAAGAAGAAGGGCAGCGAGATCGGCACGGTGGCCGCCGCACACCGCATGGCCTACGGCGCCAAGGCCGGCGTTGGCGTCGCCGCCAACGGAGCCACGCCGCGGCGCACGTTCCTGCCGTACCGCGAGGAGCTGGTGGGTTTCTTCGCCAACGTCAACGGCATCAGCCGGAGCCACGCGCACCCCTACTGA